The Nitrospira sp. sequence GCCTACACTTGCTCGGAATGCTGTCTGATTTCATTGCCAGGATTTCGAAGAGATCGTCGTGCGGATATTAACCCTGACGAGACCCAGCCTGATGAGCAACCCAGCGAGAGCCCTTGCGAATCTGTGGACTCTTGGCCTGATACTCCTCCTCGCAATTGGAGCTGCGTCGTGCGGCGACGTCTCTAACGCTCCAGCCCCGGCACCAGGACCAGGCGCCTTAACCATCACAACATCGTCCCTGCCGGCAGGAACGGTGAATCAACCCTATGCCACCGCGATAGGGGGGGCCGGCGGGATCACTCCCTACAGCTGGGCTGTCACGCCAGGACTCCCGGCTAATCTGACCTTCGACACTGCCACTGGCGCCATCACAGGAATCCCGGCAGCGCAGGGAACCAGTCCGCTCACCTTTACCCTGTCCGACTCTTCATCGCCTCGGCAATCTGTCCAGAAACCGCTTTCTCTCACGGTCAATCCCGCCCCAGCAGTCCTATCGATTGTCACTACATCACTCCCGAGTGGGAATGTCGGGCAGGTCTATAACCAGACCGTGCAGGCGACTGGCGGGACCGGTGCGCTGGATTGGACTATCTCAGCGGGGACACTTCCACAGAACCTGAATTTGAATGCGACGACCGGTGTGATTTCCGGAACGCCAAATGCCCCGGGTACGTCGTCGTTTACAGTTCGCGTCGCCGACACGACAGGACAAGCCGACACACAGGCCCTCTCAATCCTTATCAACCCAGCTATTCCGCCGAATATCACCACTACATCTCTTCCAGGCGCAACCGTCAACCAGGCCTATAACCAGACACTCCAAGCTACGGGCGGAACAGGGACGCTTGCGTGGAGCGTATCAGTAGGATCGCTGCCAACGAATCTCGCCTTGAACTCAGCTGGAATCATTTCAGGCACCCCGACCAATTTAGGCACTGCGAACTTTACGGTGAGGGTGACCGATGCGCTATCTCAGTCAGACACCCAGCCGCTTTCAATCTCCGTCACTACTGCACTGACAATCACGACGGGCTCAGCGAGTTGCAGAGTCAATCGGAATTGCAACACCACATTGGCTGCGTCCGGCGGTTCCACACCCTACACATGGAGCCTCAATGCAGGATCTCAACCGCTCCCAGCCGGACTCAAATTGAGCGCAGCAGGCGTCATCAGCGGCACCCCAACGGTTATCGGATCAACGTCACCGACGTTCAGAGTGCAGGACTCAGCCGGTCGCTCTGCTACGAAGCAGCTGACGGTAGCGATTACTTCCTAATCGCCATCAGGTTGACTTCCCCTTCCCCGCCCTCCTAGATTCCGACCATGGCTTCGTCCTTCGTTCATCTCCACCTGCACACCCAATTCAGCCTCCTCGACGGCGCTCAATCGGACTGATCCGCCACTTCCGCTTTTCAGGAGCCCCGCGCACAGGTGATACCGTATCGCCCTCGGAAAGGGTCTGTCGGCTGTGGTAATATTCTGAGTCGTGACAACTCGACACTATGGGGATTTTGAATGGGATGAGACGAAGGCCCTCGCAAACCGTCTCAAACATGACGTGCCCTTTGAGGAAGCCCTCACGGCTTTCGCAGATCCACTGGCGATTGATGCGCCCGACCGATATATACCGGGACGGCTTGTATTGATTGGCCATTCGGCGCGTGGCCGGATACTATTCGTCGTGTATGAAGAACGAGGAGACCGCATTCGGTTAATCAGCGCGCGAAAAGCCTCGCCCATCCAAAGGAGAAAATATGAAAAAGACCTCGACGCATCGTAAGCCAATTCCGCCGGAAGACGCGTTAGAGCGATACGATTGGGGCAAGGCCGTCCGAGGGCGACACGCACATCGTTTTCCGAAAGGCGCCCTCGCCGTAGTCATCGCTCCTGAACTACGGCGGCACTTCTCGACGGCGGATGCTGTCAACGACGGATTGCGCGTGTTGCTGAAGATGGCGACGCTGGCAAAGACGAGTAGTCCGCCTAAGCAGATGCGGACAGGGAAACGGCGAGAGGTCGCATAAGCTGGCCCAGGGCTGCACACGCCATGCTATGTTGCCGAGATCGAGATGATTTGGGGTCAGACATGAGTATTGACTTTCGTCCTACCAGCCTCAGTCTAAGCAGCGGTCAGCGGGGAGATGTGATTGATCGTACCCTTGATGTTCCGCGCAGCCTCCCACAAGTCCACCGCACGCTGAGGAAAGAGATGGGGTCATTGCTTGACTTTGCACCTCGGCTCGGACCGACAGGTATGAACCGCCGCACAGGACAGTTTCGCGGCGCGGGGCGGGAGTCTGGTTCATCTGGTCTGGTTCGTCTGTCTCGTGTGGTTGGTTCGATGAACACGAGAGACAAGACAGATCCGCAGACCGGAGAAACCACCCTGGGGTCGTCGTTCGGAAAGCGTTGATCGTCCGGCTACCAGCTGCCCCATATTTCCTACAGCCTCCAATCTGTGTAGAATACCGCAACGCTCGTCCCCTCCATCCTCACTCCGCCTTCAGCGGCAAGTGATGAATCGAGAGGAGCGCCAAGGCCACGCATTCCGCGATCTCAATGACTATTCCCAACGCTGCCAACTGCATTGTCGAAGCAGAAAAGGTGAGGGACTATTTGCTCAACCTCTCTCATCCGGCAGGGAAGAGTAAGGCAGCATTCTTCACGATGATGGGTTTCCGGCAGCAAGACTGGGAAGTTTTGGCGACAGTCTTGGGCCAGATGGTGCGTAACTCTCCAGTGACAATAAGCATGACATCTCGCCATGGGCAGAAGTATATTGTAGACGGTGCGTTGGTCGCGCCAACTGGCCAACTGCCTCTCATTCGCACGGTGTGGGTTGTTGATACAGGAACCGATAGGCCGCGGTTGGTCACGGCCTATCCAATGAACCAGGAGTCACGATCATGATTAAAGAGCATGACCTCGTTGTATTAGGAGCCGCTGTTCCTGATGAGGGTCTTGTGGCTGGCGATGTGGGGACCGTCGTCCATATTTATCGTGACGGCCAGGCGTTCGAGGTAGAATTCACTACGCTGGAAGGTAAAACCGCAGCGGTCATCACGGTCGAAGCCTCACAAGTCCGCCCGGTTGGACAACGAGAAATCTCGCACGCCCGCGAACTGGCTCCTAGATGATTTAGGAGCCAGCATAGAAAGGAAAAAGAGATGGTAAAAAGAGATGGGGTCATTAAAAAGAGATGGGGTCATTGCTTGACTTTGCATCTTGACCGCCACGCTTCCATGATGGAGGTCCCTTTCTCTAACTCATCCCACTTCTCAGCAGCGGTAGACCCTACCACCTTGTTACGTTCAGCAATGCCCCCTTCTTGAAAATCTGGGCCATTGACTCCGTCTAGACTCCATCTTATAAGCTTACGGCGTTGACGCTTCCGAACCTGGACAGGAACTACCAATAGATGGATGAGGCTGAAGTTCGTCGATGTGCGGCCAATTGCCGATTCACGGACCACGCTCGAAAGGAGATGGACGAAGAGCCTTTGGGCCGCATTCACCTCGAAGAAGTCTTGCAGATAATCGAGACCGGTGAGATCATCGAACAGTATCTTGACGATACCCCGTATGCGAGCTGTCTTCTCTTGGGATACACGCGATCCGGGAGGCCGCTCCATCTCGTCTGTGCGCCGGTTTCTGCTGAGGAGCGGTTAATCGTGATCACGACCTACCAGCCTGACCCAATCCGATGGGAACTGGATTTGCGAAGGAGGAAGCGCTAATGCACTGCGTCATCTGCAAGAGAGGCACGGTCAAATCGGGAACAGTCCAGGCGGAGCTTCGAGTCGGAACCGACCACCTCATGGTGCCGGTAGAAACGGAGGTGTGTGACGAATGTGGGGAGGCCTATTACTCAACCGAGACTATGCGGCATCTCGAACAAGTGCGCGAAAACTTCCTCCGCAAAGTTATCGTTCCGCCCTCGGTCGGACACGTGTACCAGATTTCTTGACGATCACTGGAAAACTTCTAAGCGAGGGAAAGAGGGAAATGGATGGGGTCATTGCTTGGCTTTGCACCTCGGCACCACGCTCCCATGATGGAGCTTCCCTCTCCAATTCCTCATCCCGCTTCTCTGCTGCACCACCTCTCACGGTGGCACGTTCCGCAATGACCGCTGCTTGACAGTCCGCTGCCATTGACTCTGTCTACGCTCCATTTTATACGCTTACGCGTGGAGCGTTCGCCATGAATCGGCTTACGCCGCTGACGATTTCAGGCCTGGATAGAAATTGCCCATAGATGGATGAGACTGCCGTGCGTCGAGGTGCGGCCAATTGTCGATTTACGGATCACGCTCGAAAGGAGATGGACGAAGAGCCTTTGGGCCGCATTCACGTCGAAGAAGTCTTGCAGATTATCGAGACCTGGAAGAAGAACAATGGGGTGTGAGTATTGACCGAACCGCTTAGCCTTGTATTGCTTTCGTCCTACCGGCCTCAGTCTAAGCAGCGGTCAGCGGGGAGATGT is a genomic window containing:
- a CDS encoding putative Ig domain-containing protein translates to MSNPARALANLWTLGLILLLAIGAASCGDVSNAPAPAPGPGALTITTSSLPAGTVNQPYATAIGGAGGITPYSWAVTPGLPANLTFDTATGAITGIPAAQGTSPLTFTLSDSSSPRQSVQKPLSLTVNPAPAVLSIVTTSLPSGNVGQVYNQTVQATGGTGALDWTISAGTLPQNLNLNATTGVISGTPNAPGTSSFTVRVADTTGQADTQALSILINPAIPPNITTTSLPGATVNQAYNQTLQATGGTGTLAWSVSVGSLPTNLALNSAGIISGTPTNLGTANFTVRVTDALSQSDTQPLSISVTTALTITTGSASCRVNRNCNTTLAASGGSTPYTWSLNAGSQPLPAGLKLSAAGVISGTPTVIGSTSPTFRVQDSAGRSATKQLTVAITS
- a CDS encoding YgiT-type zinc finger protein produces the protein MHCVICKRGTVKSGTVQAELRVGTDHLMVPVETEVCDECGEAYYSTETMRHLEQVRENFLRKVIVPPSVGHVYQIS
- a CDS encoding DUF4926 domain-containing protein; translation: MIKEHDLVVLGAAVPDEGLVAGDVGTVVHIYRDGQAFEVEFTTLEGKTAAVITVEASQVRPVGQREISHARELAPR
- a CDS encoding DUF4258 domain-containing protein, giving the protein MDEAEVRRCAANCRFTDHARKEMDEEPLGRIHLEEVLQIIETGEIIEQYLDDTPYASCLLLGYTRSGRPLHLVCAPVSAEERLIVITTYQPDPIRWELDLRRRKR